The Hymenobacter sp. DG01 sequence GAAGTCTAAGAAGAAAGCCAAGACCGCAAACGCAGAGGATGTTACATTTCAGTTTCAGGCCCTGAACCCCGGCAAAACCACCCTGCGCTTCCTCTACCGGAATGCTACCAACAACGAAGCCCCGCCCAAGCGCGACTTTGAGTTGGAGGTGGAAGTGCCCGAGCCGCCCCGGTAAAAGCACGGCTACCGCCGCCGGCTTTCTATCTTGCTACCCCTAAGCCGTGGCCGTATGCCGCGGGCTGGCGGGCTGCATGAAACGCGCTTTACAGGTTCTTACGGGGGTAGTGCTGTTCCTGGCTCTGGTCGGGGGCCTGGACTTGCTTTTCCCGCTGCCGCCTACCCCCCAATACTCGCCCATAGTGATGGCCACCGATGGCTCGGTGCTGCACGCCTACCTCAACCCCACCCAGAAGTGGCGGATGAAAACCGAGCTGGGCGAGATTACACCCGTGCTGCGCAAGGCCATCATGGAGAAGGAAGACCGATGGTTTCGGTGGCACCTGGGGGTAAACCCGGTGGCGCTGCTGCAGGCGGCCGCCCGCAACGCATTTGGCACGGGCCGCACCACCGGGGCCAGTACCATTACCATGCAGGTGGCCCGCCTGCTGGAGCCCAAGGAGCGCACCTTCGGCAACAAGCTGCTGGAAATGTTGCGCGCCACGCAGCTGGAACTGCATTATAGTAAGGATGAGATTCTGCAGCTTTACCTGAACCTGGTGCCCTACGGCGGCAACGTGGAGGGCGTGAAGTCGGCGGCCCTGCTGTACTTCCAGCAAACGCCCGATTACCTCTCCCTGGCCCAGACCGTGACCCTGGCCATCATCCCCAACCGGCCTAGAGGCTTGGTGCTGGGGAAAAACAACGCGGCCGTACTGCAGGAGCGCAACCGGTGGCTGAAGCGGTTTGGCGAGGCCGGCCTTTTCTCCCGGGAAGAGGTAGCCGATGCCTTGCTGGAACCCCTGGACGTACGGCGCCATCCCGCGCCCCGGCTGGCCCCCCACCTTTCGCGGCGGCTGGTGCGGCAGTTTCCGGGCCGGGCCATCATCCGGAGCAGTTTGCAGCGCAGCAAGCAGGCCCGGGCCGAAGACCTTACGCTGGGCTACGTGCGCCGCCTCCGGGAGCTGGGCATCAGCCAGGCCGCCGTGCTGGTGGTGAACAACCGCACCCGCCAGGTAGAGGCGTACGTAGGCTCAGCCGATTTCCGCGACTTCGGGAGCCAGGGCCAGAACGACGGGATAGTAGCGGTTCGCTCGCCGGGCAGCACGCTGAAACCGTTCCTGTACGCCCTGGCCCTGGACCGGGGCCTGGTAACGCCCAAGCTGCTGCTGCCCGATGTGCCCACCAACTTCCAGGGCTACCGTCCCGAGAACTTCGATAAGCGCTGCAACGGCGAAGTAACGCTGGAGCGCGCCCTGGCCTACTCGCTCAACATCCCAGCCGTGCGCGTGCTCAACCAGTTGGGCGTACCCACTTTCACCGACAAACTCCGCCAGGCTGGCTTCCGAAGCATTACCCGTAACCGGGCTCGCCTGGGTCTGAGCAGCATTCTGGGCGGCTGCGGTGCTTCCCTGGAAGAGCTGACCAACCTGTACGTGACCCTGGCCGAGGGCGGGCCGTATGAGAAATTGGCTTTGGTTGCCTCACCCCCCGGCCCCCTCTCCTTCAGAGAGGGGGAGCCGAACGATTCCGTTCTGCCACCTGCGTCAGACTCCCCCTCTCTGAAGGAGAGGGGGCCGGGGGGTGAGGCGCGCGGCCAACAGCTCATTTCCCCCGCCGCTGCCTTCCTGGTCACCGACATCCTCGCCCAGCTTACCCGCCCCGATTTGCCCCTGGGCGCGGCCAGCAGTATGCGGCTGCCCAAAGTGGCCTGGAAAACCGGCACCAGCTACGGCCGCCGCGATGCCTGGAGCATTGGCTACAACCGGCAGTACACCATTGGGGTGTGGGTAGGCAACTTCAGCGGCCAGGGCAGCCCCGCCCTCACGGGCTCCGACGTGGCTACCCCCTTACTGTTCGACCTATTCAACGCCCTGGCGTATAACTCCCCCAACGATTGGTTTGTACCCCCGGCCGCCCTGGATTTTCGGCTGGTGTGTGCCGAATCGGGCCGGGTACCGGGCGAGAACTGTCCGGATCAGGTTATTGACTATTTCCTGCCGGGTGTAAGCAGCGGGCAGCGGTGCCAGCACCAGCGCGAGGTGCTGGTAGCGGCCGATGGCAGCAGCGCCTATTGCCGGGCCTGTGCGCCAGCGGCCGGGTTTCGGCGGGAGTTGTACCCCAACCTGCTGCCGGAGGTGGCCGCCTACAAGGAAGCCCAGGGCATCCCGTACCGCCGCCTACCCCCGCACAACCCGCAATGCCAGCGGGTGAGCGGGGGCGCGGAGCGGGCCCCCACCATCACTTCCCCTACCCCCAACACCGAGTACGTCCTCAACCGCCACGAGCAGCAACAGCTGCTGCTCAGCTGCACCACCGACAATGAGGTGCGCCAGGTGCACTGGTACGTCAACGACCGGTTTCTGCGTACGGCGGCGGCCACGGAGCGGGTGTTTTTCCGGCCGGCACCTGGCCCCCTGAAAATTTCCTGCGCCGACGACCACGGCCGCAACACCGATGTGCTGGTGACGGTAACGGAGCTGGAATAGTTATTTCCGGCCCGGCTAGTCAGGTGCTGAGGTACCCCCTACCCCCTTCGGCCGCCGCTGGGGCAGCGGCACTGCGCGCACCGGGCGGCGGGGGCTTTTGGTCGGGTGCTAGCTGTTGAGGTAGGATTTTATTTCCGCAGGTTACATAACCTTTCGGCCCGACCCTTGTTTATCAGCCTTGTAATCCTGAAATCATAATTTTATTCGTCTTAAAGAATCCCGGATGAGTACTATACTGAGTTTCAGGAAGCTTCTCTTTTTTTCCCTTCAAACACCACATTTCAGGCAGCGTGGCCGCGCAAAGCCGCGTCCTTGCGCCTGATGTCTGGCCTTCTGGCTGCTGCCAACAGCGGCCTACCGTGCGATGGCTACGTAGTGCAGTAGCTGCTTTACCCCGAATATGAAACAAACAAAAAGGGCGCTCCACTTGCTGCTTGGGCTGTTTTTGCTTGCCCCAGCCTGGCTGCAGGCACAGCCTACCTCCCCTCCGCCACCCCCCAGCTCCCTCACGCTGGAGCAGTGCCTGCAATACGCCCTGCAAAACCAGCCGGTGATCCGCCAGGCCCGCCTCGATGAGGAAACCAACGAGGCTTCCATACGCATTGGGCTGGCTGGCTGGCTGCCCCAAGTAGGCCTTAACGCCACGGGGCAGCATTATTTCCAGCTGCCCTACACCGTATTTCCCAACGCCGAAGGCGTGAACGTACCGCGCCAGATCGGCCTGAAAAACACCTCCACCGTAGGCTTGGCAGCCACCCAGGCCCTGTACAACAACGATGTGCGCCTGGCCCTGCGCTCGGCCCGCCCCTCGAGGCAGTTCTATCAGCAGAACACGATAGGCGTGCGCATTGATGTGGTAACCGACGTAAGCAAGGCGTTTTACGATGTGCTGCTTTCCCAGCGCCAGCTGGATGTCCTCAATGAAGACATCGTGCGCCTGCAGCGCAGCCTCAAGGACGCCCGGGCACGTTACGAGGCCGGCATCGTGGACAAAACCGACTATAAGCAGGCCGAGATTCTGCTCAACAACTCCGTGGCGGCGCGCAAGCAGGCTCAGGAGGCCATCAAGGCGAAGTCGGCGTACCTGCGGGAGCTGATGGGCCTGAGCGGCCAGCAGCCCCTGACGCTGCAGTACGACACGCTGCGCCTGATGCGGGACGCGGCCGTAGATACGGCCATGGCCCTGGACCCGGCCAACCGCATTGAGCTGCAGCAGCTGCAAACCCAAAAGGCCCTGCAGGCCGCCCAAATCAGCTACTACCGCTGGGGCTTCCTGCCCTCACTGTCGGCATTTGGCAACTACAACGCGGCTTTTCTGAGCAACGAAATCAGCACGCTCTACAACCAGCGCCTACCCAACTCCTATGCCGGGCTGCAGTTGAGCCTGCCCATTTTCCAGGGCCTGCGCCGCCTCCAGAACCTGCGCCGCGAACGGCTCACCGACCAGCGCCTCGACCAGGACATTCTGGCCACCCGCAACCGCATCAACACCGAGTTTGAACAGGCCCTGGCCAGCTACAAGGGCTATTACGCCGACTACCTCATTGGGCAGCTCAACCTGGCCCTGTCCAAGGAAGTGTACTCCGTGGTGGACCTTCAGTACCGGGAAGGCATCAAAACCTACCTCGACGTGATTGTGGCCCAGACCACGCTGCGCACGGCCCAGCTCAACTACTACAGCGCCCTGTTTCAGGTGCTGAGCAGCAAAGTTGATTTACTGCGCGCCCAGGGCAATTTGCCAACCAGTTTTTAAGGGCATGAGGGCGTGGGGGTGTGAAGGTAGGAATTGAGCGGGGGTAGAGTGTAAAAGGTAAGTGCTGCCACCGCTTCACCGCCTACCCCTCTTTCCTGAACAATACCTTCTGCCCTCCTACCCTAAAAAACGCCTCGCATCCTTTCCGCCGCTCCTGCTTACCCCGATATGAAAAACACAATTCTTGCCTTGTCTTACGCCGCCGGTCTGTTTGCGGCGGCCAGTTGCGGCAACAAAGAGGCCGAAAAGCCGGCCGGGCCGCCCCCGGCCACGCCCGTAACCCTGGTAGCCGCCCGCGAAACCGATGCGGTGTATTACGATGAGTACCCCGCCACCGTGGTAGCCATCAACAGCGTAGAGCTGCGCAGCCAGGTGGCGGGCTTCATCACCAACCTCTTCTTCAAGGAAGGCGAGGTAGTGACCAAGGGCAAAACCCTCTATGAAATTGACCGCCGCAAGTACCAGGCCGCGTACCAGCAGGCCCTGGCGGGCCTGCGCAGTACCCAGGCCACGGCCGAAAACGCCCGCGTAAACCTGAACCGCTACGAGCGGCTGCTGGAGCAGGACGCTGTGGCCCGTCAGATCGTGGACAACGCCCGCACGGCCTACGCTACCGCCCAGAGCCAGATTGCCGAGGCCCAGGCCGGCGTTTCGGCGGCCCGCACTGACTTGGACTACTCCCTGATTAAGGCGCCCTTTACGGGCCGGATTGGCATTTCGCAGGTGCGGCTGGGCTCCCAGGTCAGCCCGGGCTCTACCCTGCTCAATACCATCAGCGGCGAAGACCCGATGGGGGTTGATTTTGTGGTGACCGAATCGGACCTCACGCGCTTCAACGACCTGCAGCGCCGGGGTAGCGCGGGTGCCGCCGACTCTACCTTCCGCCTGGTGCTGCCCGATGGCACCCCCTACAACCAGCCGGGCAAAATTCTGGCCATCGACCGGGGCGTAAACCAGCAGACCGGTACCGTCCAGATTCGGGTGCAGTTTGCCAACCCGCAGCGCCAGCTGAAGGATGGCATGAGCACCGTCCTGCGCGTACTCAACCGGCAGTCGGGCCACCGCCTGGTGGTGCCTTACAAAGCTGTGGTAGAGCAAATGGGCGAAAACTTCGTCTTCATTGCCGGCGACAGCAGCAAGGCCTACCAGCGCAAAGTGCAGCTGGGCCCGCGCCTGCGCGACCAGATCGTCATCATGGAGGGCATTAAGTCCGGCGACCAGGTAGTAACCGAAGGCCTGCAGCGCCTGCGCGACGGCGGCAAAATCCAGACCGGCCCGCCCGCCCAGGCCCAGGGCGGTGCAGGAGCCCCGGCCGCGGGTGGCGGCGCCAAGAAATAAGAATACAAGAGCCCCTCATGCCGAGCTGGTCGAGACACCTCGCGTGCTGACGTTGAAGTACTACCCAACAATTCGAGCAAGATGTCTCAACCAGCTCAACATGACCCTCTGAATTTGCTGAGAGCAGCCTGCTCTCAGCTAACCGCCTAGCTATATGATTGCAGAAACCTTTATCCGGCGCCCCGTCACGGCCATTGTCACTTCCCTGGTGATAGTGATGGTGGGGGTGCTGGCCATCCTGAACCTGCCCGTAGGCCAGTATCCGGAAATCACGCCGCCCACGGTGTCGGTGAGCGGCACTTATACCGGTGCCGATGCACAAACGGTGGAGCAGACGGTAGCCACGCCCGTGGAAGTGCAGGTGAACGGCACGCCCGGCATGACCTACCTGCAAAGCAACAGCACCAGCAACGGGCAGATGAGCATGACGGTGAACTTCGAGGTAGGCACCGACATCAACATTGCCGCCCTGGACGTGCAGAACCGCGTGGGCATTGCCCAGCCTACCCTGCCCCAGGAAGTGCAGCGCCTGGGCCTGGTAGTGCGCAAGCGTAACCCCAGCATTCTGATGCTGGTGGCCCTGTACGCCCCCAACGGCTCGCACAACAGCACCTTTCTCGATAACTACGCCAACGTGTTCATCAAGGACGCCTTGCTGCGTACCAAGGGGGTAGGCGACATCGTGAGCCGGGCCGATGACTTCTCGATGCGCGTGTGGCTTAACCCCGACCGGCTTTCCCAGCTGGGGGTAACGGCTCAGGAAGTAACGGCGGCCATTCAGGAGCAGAACGCCCAGATTGCGGCGGGCTCCATTGGGGCGCCGCCCTCCCAGCGCGGCCAGACTTTCGAGTACATCGTGTTCGTGAAGGGCCGCCTGACCACCACCGACGAGTTCGGGGACATTGTGGTGAAAACCCGGCCCGAAGATGGCTCCGTGGTGTATCTCAAGGACGTAGCCCGCCTGGAGCTGGGTAAGTTCAACTACGCCAACAACTCCTACGTGGACGGCAAGCGCGCCGCCTACCTGCTGGTGTACCAGGCCCCTGGCGCCAACGCTCTGGAAACCTATGAAAACGTGCTGACCACCATGGGCCAACTCAAGCAGCAGTTCCCCGCCGACCTGGACTACGTGGTGCCCTTCGAGGCCGCTACGGTAGTGAAGGTATCCATTGAGGAAGTGCTGCACACGCTGGTAGAAGCCCTGATTCTGGTAATTGTGGTAGTGTACCTGTTCCTGCAGAGTTGGCGCTCCACCCTCATTCCGGTGCTGGCTATTCCGGTATCCATCATCGGTACCTTCATCATGTTCATTCCGCTGGGCTTCACCATCAATACGCTCACCATGTTCGGCTTCGTGCTGGCCATTGGTATTGTGGTCGATGACGCCATTGTGGTGGTAGAAGCCGTGGAGCACAACATGAACGAGCGGGGCATGAGCCCCCTGGATGCCACGCTGGCGGCCATGCGCGAAATTTCGGCGCCCGTAATTGCCATTGCGCTTATCCTGGCGGCCGTGTTCGTGCCGGTGGGCTTTATTCCGGGCATCACGGGCCGTTTGTACCAGCAGTTTGCCATTACCATTGCCATTTCGGTACTGATTTCGGCCTTTGTGGCCCTCTCGCTCACACCGGCCCTGTGCGTGCTGCTGCTCAAGCCTCACAAGCGCGACGAGAACTCCCGGGGTGTTGACCGGCTGTTCTACAAGTTCAACACTTGGTTCGACAAGGTGACCAGCAGGTACGGCAACGGCGTGCAGCGCGGCATCAAGCACTCCCGCTTCGTGGTGATTATTCTGGTGTGCATCGTGGCCGGCACGGGCCTGCTGTTCGCTAAAAAGCCCGGCGGCTTTATCCCCACCGAGGACGAGGGCCGGGTCATCATCACCTTCAACCTGCCTGAGGCCGCCGCCACAGAGCGCACGGTAAGCACCCTGAATGCCATCATGAAGGAGTTGAGCCAGATCAAGGGCATCCGGCACTACGCGGGCCTGGGTGGTTTGAACGCGGTAAACTTCTCCTCCAAATCCAACAGTGGCACGGTGTTCTGCCAGCTCCAGCCCTGGGAAGAGCGCAAAGACAAAGAGCTGCAGCTTCAGGGCCTGATTGCCACCATTCAGCAGCGCCTGAGCCACCTAAAGGAAGCCAATATCGTCGTGATTTCGCCGCCCGCTATTCCGGGCCTGGGCAACACAGGCGGCTTCTCGTTTATTCTGCAGGAGCGTGAGGCCGGCGGCGACATCAAGAACTTCGATGCCCAACTCCAGAACTTCCTGGGGGCCCTGCGCAAGCGCCCCGAAATTGCGGCTCCCTTCTCGTTCTTCACGGCCAA is a genomic window containing:
- a CDS encoding efflux RND transporter periplasmic adaptor subunit, coding for MKNTILALSYAAGLFAAASCGNKEAEKPAGPPPATPVTLVAARETDAVYYDEYPATVVAINSVELRSQVAGFITNLFFKEGEVVTKGKTLYEIDRRKYQAAYQQALAGLRSTQATAENARVNLNRYERLLEQDAVARQIVDNARTAYATAQSQIAEAQAGVSAARTDLDYSLIKAPFTGRIGISQVRLGSQVSPGSTLLNTISGEDPMGVDFVVTESDLTRFNDLQRRGSAGAADSTFRLVLPDGTPYNQPGKILAIDRGVNQQTGTVQIRVQFANPQRQLKDGMSTVLRVLNRQSGHRLVVPYKAVVEQMGENFVFIAGDSSKAYQRKVQLGPRLRDQIVIMEGIKSGDQVVTEGLQRLRDGGKIQTGPPAQAQGGAGAPAAGGGAKK
- a CDS encoding TolC family protein, with translation MKQTKRALHLLLGLFLLAPAWLQAQPTSPPPPPSSLTLEQCLQYALQNQPVIRQARLDEETNEASIRIGLAGWLPQVGLNATGQHYFQLPYTVFPNAEGVNVPRQIGLKNTSTVGLAATQALYNNDVRLALRSARPSRQFYQQNTIGVRIDVVTDVSKAFYDVLLSQRQLDVLNEDIVRLQRSLKDARARYEAGIVDKTDYKQAEILLNNSVAARKQAQEAIKAKSAYLRELMGLSGQQPLTLQYDTLRLMRDAAVDTAMALDPANRIELQQLQTQKALQAAQISYYRWGFLPSLSAFGNYNAAFLSNEISTLYNQRLPNSYAGLQLSLPIFQGLRRLQNLRRERLTDQRLDQDILATRNRINTEFEQALASYKGYYADYLIGQLNLALSKEVYSVVDLQYREGIKTYLDVIVAQTTLRTAQLNYYSALFQVLSSKVDLLRAQGNLPTSF
- a CDS encoding efflux RND transporter permease subunit; protein product: MIAETFIRRPVTAIVTSLVIVMVGVLAILNLPVGQYPEITPPTVSVSGTYTGADAQTVEQTVATPVEVQVNGTPGMTYLQSNSTSNGQMSMTVNFEVGTDINIAALDVQNRVGIAQPTLPQEVQRLGLVVRKRNPSILMLVALYAPNGSHNSTFLDNYANVFIKDALLRTKGVGDIVSRADDFSMRVWLNPDRLSQLGVTAQEVTAAIQEQNAQIAAGSIGAPPSQRGQTFEYIVFVKGRLTTTDEFGDIVVKTRPEDGSVVYLKDVARLELGKFNYANNSYVDGKRAAYLLVYQAPGANALETYENVLTTMGQLKQQFPADLDYVVPFEAATVVKVSIEEVLHTLVEALILVIVVVYLFLQSWRSTLIPVLAIPVSIIGTFIMFIPLGFTINTLTMFGFVLAIGIVVDDAIVVVEAVEHNMNERGMSPLDATLAAMREISAPVIAIALILAAVFVPVGFIPGITGRLYQQFAITIAISVLISAFVALSLTPALCVLLLKPHKRDENSRGVDRLFYKFNTWFDKVTSRYGNGVQRGIKHSRFVVIILVCIVAGTGLLFAKKPGGFIPTEDEGRVIITFNLPEAAATERTVSTLNAIMKELSQIKGIRHYAGLGGLNAVNFSSKSNSGTVFCQLQPWEERKDKELQLQGLIATIQQRLSHLKEANIVVISPPAIPGLGNTGGFSFILQEREAGGDIKNFDAQLQNFLGALRKRPEIAAPFSFFTANTPGYQLTIDREKAKKLGVSIADVGTALRTYLGSAYVNDFTVYGRNFRVVTQADSMYRTNISNLGQYYVRNSSGGMVPLSTLTSYQRTESAPLISHYNLFRSAEINGNAAPGYSSGDAIKALQETAAQSLPQGYGFEFSGLTREELLAGGQTVYIFALSLAFVFLFLAALYESWSVPFSVLLAVPVGAFGAILALTFLPKLTNNVYAQIGLITLIGLSAKNAILIIEFAKERVDKGMPLVEATLEAVRLRLRPIVMTSLAFILGVLPLVFASGAGAQSRQTIGWTVLGGMLSATLLAIFIVPVLYVLITRFAYGKEKLAELEANYKPDEEHGGPKEEGPGEGNHSPAPSPA
- the pbpC gene encoding penicillin-binding protein 1C, which encodes MKRALQVLTGVVLFLALVGGLDLLFPLPPTPQYSPIVMATDGSVLHAYLNPTQKWRMKTELGEITPVLRKAIMEKEDRWFRWHLGVNPVALLQAAARNAFGTGRTTGASTITMQVARLLEPKERTFGNKLLEMLRATQLELHYSKDEILQLYLNLVPYGGNVEGVKSAALLYFQQTPDYLSLAQTVTLAIIPNRPRGLVLGKNNAAVLQERNRWLKRFGEAGLFSREEVADALLEPLDVRRHPAPRLAPHLSRRLVRQFPGRAIIRSSLQRSKQARAEDLTLGYVRRLRELGISQAAVLVVNNRTRQVEAYVGSADFRDFGSQGQNDGIVAVRSPGSTLKPFLYALALDRGLVTPKLLLPDVPTNFQGYRPENFDKRCNGEVTLERALAYSLNIPAVRVLNQLGVPTFTDKLRQAGFRSITRNRARLGLSSILGGCGASLEELTNLYVTLAEGGPYEKLALVASPPGPLSFREGEPNDSVLPPASDSPSLKERGPGGEARGQQLISPAAAFLVTDILAQLTRPDLPLGAASSMRLPKVAWKTGTSYGRRDAWSIGYNRQYTIGVWVGNFSGQGSPALTGSDVATPLLFDLFNALAYNSPNDWFVPPAALDFRLVCAESGRVPGENCPDQVIDYFLPGVSSGQRCQHQREVLVAADGSSAYCRACAPAAGFRRELYPNLLPEVAAYKEAQGIPYRRLPPHNPQCQRVSGGAERAPTITSPTPNTEYVLNRHEQQQLLLSCTTDNEVRQVHWYVNDRFLRTAAATERVFFRPAPGPLKISCADDHGRNTDVLVTVTELE